A genome region from Alicyclobacillus acidocaldarius subsp. acidocaldarius DSM 446 includes the following:
- a CDS encoding glycerol-3-phosphate dehydrogenase/oxidase yields the protein MAEGRFSIAARSAIKAEMAGEPLDLLIIGGGITGAGILLDATARGMKAALVEMQDFAAGTSNRSTKLVHGGLRYLKQFEVGLVAEVGKERAIVYENGPHITTPVWMLLPIIEGGTYGWLATSVGIYIYDKLAGVKRSERRKMLSAEQALEIEPLLRREGLKGAGYYVEYRTDDARLTLEILKKAVEMSGLALNYAKATGFLYDHGRVAGAEVEDVLSGETFIVRAKKVVNATGPWVDELREKDGSKSGKTLHHTKGVHIVVDGKRFPLRNSVYFDVPDGRMVFAIPRDGKTYIGTTDTDYHGDLVHPRMTKADRDYLIDCVNSMFPSVKLTAADIESSWAGVRPLIHEEGKDPSEISRKDEVFVSPSGLLTIAGGKLTGYRKMAEKVVDMVARDLAEDGRRFGPCTTDKIPYSGGDFGGSDKMPAFVEDRVQRGVKLGLAEEDARRLARRYGTNVDLVFNLLASGRDRAEAHGLRLDVYAELEYGLRHEMVATPSDFFIRRTGALYFDIDWVRENQNAVIRYMAAACGWSEEETERHARELQARVLEATTVEEDIPASGNLVGA from the coding sequence ATGGCGGAGGGGCGGTTTTCGATCGCGGCGAGATCGGCCATCAAAGCAGAGATGGCCGGCGAGCCGTTGGATCTGCTCATCATCGGCGGCGGCATCACGGGGGCGGGCATCCTGCTCGATGCGACGGCGCGGGGCATGAAGGCGGCCCTCGTCGAGATGCAGGACTTCGCCGCAGGCACGTCCAATCGGTCGACGAAGCTCGTGCACGGCGGCCTGCGGTATCTGAAGCAGTTTGAGGTGGGGCTTGTGGCCGAAGTGGGCAAGGAACGCGCCATCGTCTACGAGAACGGCCCGCACATCACGACGCCCGTGTGGATGCTGTTGCCCATCATCGAGGGCGGCACGTACGGGTGGCTGGCGACGAGCGTGGGCATCTACATCTACGACAAGCTCGCGGGCGTCAAGCGATCCGAGCGGCGCAAGATGCTGAGCGCCGAGCAGGCGCTTGAGATCGAGCCGCTGCTGCGCCGAGAGGGACTGAAGGGCGCCGGCTATTATGTCGAATACCGGACGGACGACGCGCGCCTCACGCTTGAGATTCTGAAGAAGGCGGTGGAGATGAGCGGGCTTGCGCTCAACTACGCGAAGGCCACCGGCTTCCTCTACGATCACGGCCGCGTCGCGGGTGCCGAGGTCGAAGACGTGCTCTCCGGCGAGACTTTCATCGTTCGGGCGAAGAAGGTCGTCAACGCCACCGGCCCCTGGGTCGATGAACTCCGGGAGAAGGACGGATCGAAATCCGGCAAGACGCTGCACCACACCAAGGGCGTGCACATCGTGGTGGATGGCAAGCGGTTTCCGCTGCGCAATTCCGTGTACTTCGACGTGCCCGATGGGCGCATGGTCTTCGCCATTCCGCGCGACGGCAAGACCTACATCGGCACCACCGACACGGATTACCACGGCGATCTCGTCCATCCGCGCATGACCAAGGCGGATCGCGATTATCTCATCGACTGCGTGAACTCCATGTTCCCAAGCGTCAAGCTGACGGCGGCGGACATCGAGAGCAGTTGGGCGGGCGTTCGGCCGCTCATCCACGAGGAAGGCAAAGATCCGTCCGAGATCTCGCGCAAGGACGAGGTGTTTGTCTCGCCGTCCGGGCTTCTCACCATCGCGGGTGGCAAGCTCACCGGCTACCGCAAGATGGCCGAGAAGGTGGTCGACATGGTGGCGCGCGATCTCGCCGAAGACGGCCGGCGCTTCGGACCGTGCACCACGGACAAGATCCCGTATTCGGGCGGGGATTTCGGCGGATCGGACAAGATGCCGGCGTTTGTCGAGGATCGCGTGCAGCGCGGCGTGAAGCTCGGCCTGGCGGAGGAGGACGCGAGGCGCCTCGCCCGCCGCTATGGCACCAACGTCGATCTCGTCTTCAACCTGCTCGCGTCCGGGCGCGATCGCGCAGAGGCGCATGGGCTGAGGCTGGATGTGTACGCGGAATTGGAGTACGGCCTGCGGCACGAGATGGTGGCGACGCCGTCCGACTTCTTCATCCGTCGGACGGGCGCGCTGTACTTCGACATCGACTGGGTGCGGGAGAACCAGAACGCCGTCATCCGGTACATGGCGGCGGCGTGCGGCTGGAGCGAAGAAGAAACCGAGCGGCACGCGCGGGAACTCCAAGCGCGCGTGCTGGAGGCAACCACGGTGGAAGAAGACATCCCCGCATCGGGCAATCTCGTGGGGGCGTGA
- a CDS encoding S53 family peptidase: MGLWKRLAFGLPAALGMLAVGVPTMDADAVQAAPLANPSTENAQDLGPANASQTVTASVILHVQNPTALQNYIQQTETPGSAQYHKFLTTSQFAAQFAPSDQTIQQIEQELEQYGLQVVNVSADHLDLQVQGTIQQFDHAFNTVIDLFKANGQVFRAPKKPPQIPVALLTNVLAVVGLDTANAAQSLTVKTPHVSGMPSPKAVLPQGGSTATGTPGSYTVGDTANRYDVNPLYQKGITGKGETVGIVTLSSFNPQDAYTYWKGIGLHVAQNRIQMVNVDGGGQMDDGSVETALDVEQAGGIAPDANVVVYDAPNTDQGFIDAFYQAVSDNQVDSLSVSWGQPEIDYLPQMNQGQSYVDELLAFTQAFMEAAAQGISVYAAAGDSGAYDTARDFPPSQGFSTPLTVDFPASDPFVTAAGGTTVPFSATFSLGKVNITQEQPWSWQYLQNLGYQGLFPIGTGGGVSVIFPRPWYQNGVSGVQNSAANQAFTDSQGVLYGSPFTYNLPSNYPGRNLPDVSMDADPETGYLVYWSAGGGWLAGYGGTSFVAPQLNGITALIDQYVGGRVGFLDPVFYQLMQQNGYGANQPFNDLTTGNNWYWSAVPGYDRASGIGTPNVANLAQAIKSMG; encoded by the coding sequence GTGGGACTGTGGAAAAGACTGGCTTTTGGGCTCCCGGCCGCGCTCGGCATGCTGGCCGTCGGGGTGCCGACCATGGACGCGGACGCTGTGCAGGCGGCGCCGCTCGCGAATCCGTCGACGGAAAATGCGCAAGATCTGGGGCCTGCCAACGCGAGTCAGACCGTCACGGCGTCGGTCATTCTGCACGTGCAGAACCCGACGGCTTTGCAGAACTATATCCAGCAGACGGAGACGCCGGGCAGCGCGCAGTATCACAAGTTTTTGACGACGAGCCAATTTGCCGCGCAGTTCGCGCCGTCGGATCAGACCATCCAGCAAATCGAGCAGGAGCTTGAGCAGTACGGCCTGCAGGTGGTGAACGTCAGCGCGGATCACCTGGATCTCCAGGTGCAAGGGACCATCCAGCAGTTTGATCACGCGTTCAACACCGTGATCGACCTGTTCAAGGCAAACGGCCAGGTGTTCCGCGCGCCGAAGAAGCCGCCGCAGATTCCGGTGGCGCTCCTCACCAACGTGCTCGCGGTGGTGGGCCTCGATACGGCGAACGCGGCGCAGTCGCTCACCGTAAAGACGCCGCATGTGTCGGGGATGCCGTCTCCTAAAGCGGTGCTGCCGCAAGGAGGCAGCACGGCGACGGGCACGCCGGGGAGCTACACCGTCGGCGATACGGCGAACCGGTACGACGTCAATCCGCTCTATCAAAAAGGCATCACCGGCAAGGGCGAGACAGTCGGCATTGTCACGCTTTCGAGCTTTAACCCACAGGACGCCTACACCTACTGGAAGGGCATCGGGCTGCACGTCGCGCAAAACCGCATTCAGATGGTGAACGTCGACGGCGGCGGGCAGATGGACGATGGGTCGGTCGAGACGGCGCTCGACGTCGAGCAGGCGGGGGGCATCGCGCCAGACGCCAACGTCGTGGTGTACGACGCGCCCAATACGGATCAGGGCTTTATCGACGCGTTCTACCAAGCGGTCTCCGACAACCAGGTGGACTCCTTGTCCGTGAGCTGGGGGCAGCCGGAGATCGACTATTTGCCTCAGATGAACCAGGGCCAGTCGTACGTCGACGAGCTGCTCGCCTTCACACAGGCGTTCATGGAGGCGGCGGCACAGGGCATCTCCGTCTATGCTGCCGCCGGAGATTCGGGTGCGTACGATACCGCTCGCGATTTCCCGCCCTCGCAGGGATTCTCCACGCCTCTGACGGTTGACTTCCCGGCGTCGGATCCGTTCGTCACGGCCGCGGGTGGCACGACGGTACCGTTTTCCGCCACGTTTTCGCTCGGCAAAGTCAACATCACGCAGGAGCAGCCGTGGTCGTGGCAGTATTTGCAGAATCTCGGCTATCAAGGCCTGTTCCCCATCGGGACAGGCGGCGGCGTGAGCGTCATCTTCCCGCGCCCGTGGTATCAAAATGGCGTGAGCGGCGTCCAGAACAGCGCGGCCAACCAGGCCTTCACCGACTCGCAGGGCGTGCTGTACGGCTCTCCCTTCACCTACAACCTGCCAAGCAACTACCCGGGCCGCAACCTGCCGGACGTCTCGATGGACGCGGATCCGGAGACGGGCTATCTCGTGTACTGGAGCGCAGGGGGCGGCTGGCTGGCGGGCTACGGTGGCACGAGCTTTGTGGCGCCGCAGCTGAACGGCATCACGGCGCTCATCGATCAGTACGTCGGCGGCCGAGTCGGATTCCTCGACCCGGTCTTCTACCAACTCATGCAGCAGAATGGGTACGGCGCGAATCAGCCGTTCAACGACTTGACGACGGGGAACAACTGGTATTGGTCCGCGGTGCCCGGGTACGATCGGGCCTCCGGAATTGGCACGCCGAACGTCGCCAACCTGGCGCAGGCCATCAAGTCGATGGGTTGA
- a CDS encoding GntR family transcriptional regulator → MIAGVTYGVAKKTLGEQAYEVIREEILSLRLHPGQTVYESDFTRMLNMSRTPVREAVRALAMERLIEVLPQRGMKVALISERQVEETRFVRESLELSVIRRVAEDVAQDASVRARLEREMARSLQDQREAAEAGDALQFMHADDAFHQIFLQHFDNETLTAIVAQMRGHLNRVRMLSLFEPERMKRLVGEHERVAEAVLSGNADRSAEAMHHHLAKLMEDLPGIKARHPAFFGP, encoded by the coding sequence GTGATCGCGGGTGTGACCTACGGTGTGGCCAAAAAGACGCTCGGAGAACAGGCGTACGAGGTCATCCGCGAGGAGATCTTGTCGCTTCGGCTGCATCCGGGGCAGACGGTGTACGAGTCGGACTTCACGCGCATGTTGAACATGAGCCGCACGCCGGTGCGCGAAGCGGTGCGCGCGCTTGCGATGGAGCGGCTCATTGAGGTGCTGCCCCAGCGGGGCATGAAGGTGGCTTTGATTTCGGAGCGGCAGGTGGAAGAGACCCGATTCGTCCGGGAGAGCCTGGAGCTTTCGGTCATCCGCCGCGTCGCGGAGGACGTCGCGCAGGATGCGTCGGTCCGCGCCCGGCTGGAGAGGGAGATGGCGAGATCGCTCCAAGATCAGCGGGAGGCGGCCGAAGCGGGGGACGCGCTTCAATTTATGCACGCGGACGATGCGTTTCACCAGATTTTTCTGCAGCACTTCGACAATGAGACGCTCACGGCCATCGTGGCGCAGATGCGTGGGCATCTCAACCGGGTGCGGATGTTGTCGCTGTTCGAGCCCGAGCGGATGAAGCGGCTCGTCGGGGAGCACGAGCGCGTCGCCGAGGCCGTGCTTTCGGGCAATGCCGACCGGTCCGCGGAGGCGATGCATCATCACCTGGCGAAGCTGATGGAGGATCTGCCAGGGATCAAAGCCCGGCATCCGGCGTTCTTTGGCCCCTGA
- a CDS encoding SDR family NAD(P)-dependent oxidoreductase, with protein sequence MRLQDKVALVTGGGRGIGAAIARRFAQEGADVCLVSRTEAELEAQAQWIASQTGRAALPVVCDVSNPADVERAVAAAEERFGRIDILVNAAGISVAAPSTDLSFDRWKACLNINLDGTFLFCQAVGRGMIARGQGGKIINITSVVAHAGIPERATYAASKGGVRQLTQALAVEWAKHNIQVNAISPGFIMTEIVRDYIRRGIHKPEKLVARIPAGRMGQPDDIAGPAVFLASSDSDYVTGTILIADGGFLANGYV encoded by the coding sequence ATGCGGTTACAAGATAAGGTGGCGCTCGTCACCGGCGGCGGGCGGGGCATCGGAGCCGCGATTGCGCGCCGATTCGCGCAGGAGGGTGCGGACGTCTGCCTTGTGAGCCGGACGGAGGCTGAGCTCGAGGCGCAGGCGCAGTGGATTGCGTCGCAAACGGGGCGCGCCGCGTTGCCGGTCGTGTGCGACGTGTCGAATCCGGCGGACGTCGAGCGCGCGGTCGCGGCGGCCGAGGAGCGATTTGGCCGGATCGACATTCTGGTCAACGCGGCGGGCATCTCCGTGGCGGCCCCGTCCACGGATCTCTCCTTCGATCGATGGAAGGCGTGCTTGAACATCAACCTCGACGGCACGTTTTTGTTCTGCCAGGCGGTGGGGCGCGGCATGATTGCGCGCGGGCAGGGCGGAAAAATCATCAACATCACGTCTGTCGTCGCGCACGCGGGCATCCCGGAGCGGGCGACGTATGCGGCGAGCAAGGGCGGCGTGCGCCAGCTCACGCAGGCGCTCGCGGTGGAGTGGGCGAAGCACAACATCCAGGTGAACGCCATCAGTCCGGGCTTCATCATGACGGAGATTGTGCGCGATTACATCCGGCGCGGCATTCACAAGCCGGAGAAGCTCGTCGCGCGCATCCCGGCCGGCCGTATGGGCCAACCCGACGACATCGCGGGCCCCGCGGTGTTTCTCGCCTCAAGCGATTCCGACTACGTCACGGGCACCATTCTCATCGCCGATGGCGGTTTTCTCGCCAACGGCTACGTGTGA
- a CDS encoding alpha-glucuronidase, which yields MTNIPEGDLDYRAWLQESPLPRAVPEAARRMAVYGPADDPLLCTAAAEWGRAVRAACGESPARLARDPGGAPSVPCVAMGLLSAMPRGLREAAQAALAGAPSDEAYAILPVDGQGVAVVSRTPAGVLYGVFHLIRRLRLGEPLHEPCVSSPKNAWRMLDHWDNADGTIERGYAGKSLFYRGGQIDFDEGRVRDYARLLASVGVNAIAINNVNVHETETRFLTEAHLPGVARLADVFRPYGIRVFLSINFASPVDLGDLPTADPLDPRVEDWWRATADRIYRHIPDFGGFLVKADSEFRPGPFTYGRDHADGANMLARALAPHGGVVIWRAFVYNCLMDWRDRRADRARAAYDHFVPLDGRFLDNVLIQIKNGPMDFQVREPVSPLFGGLSATNVMLEFQITQEYTGQQRHVCYLAPMWKEVLDFDTHARGPGSTVAEIASGRLFGRPHGGVAGVANVGDDVNWTGHSLAQANLYAFGRLAWDPSLDPAGIAREWARLTYGDDPDVVRTVVGILMASWPAYEAYTAPLGVGWMVNPGHHDGPNPEGYEYSKWGTYHYADWRGVGVDRTMATGTGYTGQYHEPMRSLYEHLETCPDELLLFFHHVPYTHVLHSGKTVIQHIYDAHFDGVEAVAWMIEAWRRLQGRIDPVRFERVLARLEDQMQRAVEWRDVINTYFYRKCGIPDARGLHIYP from the coding sequence TTGACGAACATCCCTGAGGGCGATCTCGACTACCGCGCTTGGTTGCAGGAGAGCCCGCTGCCCCGCGCCGTGCCGGAAGCGGCGCGGCGGATGGCGGTGTACGGCCCGGCGGATGATCCGCTCCTTTGCACCGCGGCGGCGGAGTGGGGGCGCGCGGTCCGCGCGGCGTGCGGGGAAAGCCCGGCGCGCTTGGCGAGAGACCCGGGCGGTGCGCCGAGTGTGCCTTGCGTCGCCATGGGGCTATTGTCGGCGATGCCACGCGGGCTTCGCGAGGCCGCGCAGGCTGCGCTCGCCGGCGCGCCTTCGGACGAGGCCTACGCCATCTTGCCGGTGGATGGGCAAGGCGTCGCAGTCGTCTCGCGGACGCCCGCCGGTGTGCTGTACGGCGTGTTCCACCTCATCCGCCGCCTGCGGCTCGGCGAACCGCTCCACGAGCCTTGCGTCTCCTCACCCAAGAACGCCTGGCGGATGCTGGATCACTGGGACAACGCCGACGGCACGATTGAGCGCGGGTACGCGGGGAAATCGCTGTTTTACCGCGGTGGTCAAATCGATTTTGACGAGGGGCGCGTACGGGATTACGCGCGGCTTTTGGCGTCTGTCGGCGTGAACGCCATCGCCATCAACAACGTCAACGTGCACGAGACCGAGACGCGCTTCCTCACCGAGGCGCATCTGCCGGGCGTCGCGCGGCTGGCCGACGTGTTTCGCCCGTACGGCATCCGGGTGTTCCTCAGCATCAACTTCGCGAGCCCCGTCGATCTCGGCGACCTGCCGACCGCGGATCCGCTCGATCCGCGCGTTGAGGACTGGTGGCGCGCGACGGCGGATCGCATCTACCGGCACATCCCGGACTTCGGCGGCTTCCTCGTGAAAGCGGACTCCGAGTTCCGGCCCGGTCCCTTCACCTACGGGCGCGATCATGCCGACGGCGCGAACATGCTCGCCCGAGCGCTGGCGCCTCACGGCGGCGTGGTCATCTGGCGGGCCTTCGTGTACAACTGCCTCATGGACTGGCGGGACCGGCGCGCCGACCGCGCCCGGGCGGCGTACGATCACTTCGTGCCGCTCGACGGCCGCTTCCTGGACAACGTCCTGATTCAGATCAAGAACGGGCCGATGGACTTTCAGGTGCGCGAGCCGGTCTCGCCGCTCTTCGGCGGGCTTTCTGCGACGAACGTGATGCTCGAGTTCCAGATCACGCAGGAGTACACCGGCCAGCAGCGCCACGTGTGCTATCTCGCGCCGATGTGGAAAGAGGTGCTCGACTTCGACACGCACGCGCGCGGGCCGGGATCGACGGTGGCCGAGATCGCGAGCGGCAGGTTGTTCGGGCGGCCGCACGGCGGCGTGGCGGGCGTCGCGAACGTGGGCGACGATGTCAACTGGACGGGGCACTCGCTGGCGCAGGCGAACCTGTACGCGTTCGGCCGACTCGCTTGGGATCCGTCGCTCGATCCCGCCGGGATCGCGCGGGAGTGGGCGCGGCTCACGTACGGCGACGATCCGGATGTCGTCCGCACGGTGGTGGGCATCCTCATGGCCTCCTGGCCGGCGTACGAGGCGTACACCGCGCCGCTCGGCGTGGGCTGGATGGTGAACCCCGGCCACCACGACGGGCCCAATCCGGAGGGCTACGAGTACTCAAAATGGGGCACGTACCACTACGCGGATTGGCGAGGTGTCGGCGTGGATCGGACGATGGCCACGGGCACGGGCTACACCGGCCAGTACCACGAGCCGATGCGAAGCCTGTACGAGCACCTGGAGACGTGCCCCGACGAGCTTCTCCTCTTCTTCCATCATGTGCCGTACACGCACGTGCTCCACTCCGGGAAGACGGTCATTCAGCACATCTACGACGCGCACTTCGACGGCGTCGAGGCGGTGGCCTGGATGATCGAGGCGTGGCGGCGGCTTCAGGGGCGGATCGATCCCGTCCGCTTCGAGCGCGTCCTCGCGCGGCTCGAGGATCAGATGCAGCGCGCCGTCGAGTGGCGGGACGTGATCAACACGTACTTTTATCGAAAGTGTGGCATTCCCGACGCACGGGGGCTCCACATCTACCCGTGA
- a CDS encoding DUF2306 domain-containing protein, whose product MASSRTRKRLGWVGGAVFLAAALYVVYMAYASFIADPGDVSFLAHKTSLHRHLSHGAWLVALHVHVASALVAILAGALNFGWTRARAHPVLHRAVGYLYLAGVLGVDGTSGYLAPEATGGEVVTVAFNLLNVYWLVAAFWVYWMARKRRPDAHRRWAVRSYVFLDTNALNRGFTWLSVHVAGLPFATAYTMAVCLSIAMNVALGEVLARTLYPCTSARRA is encoded by the coding sequence GTGGCGTCGTCTCGAACGAGGAAGAGGCTCGGGTGGGTTGGCGGAGCCGTCTTCTTGGCGGCCGCGCTTTACGTCGTGTACATGGCCTACGCGAGCTTCATCGCGGATCCGGGGGATGTGTCGTTCCTCGCGCACAAGACGAGCCTTCATCGCCATCTGTCGCACGGGGCGTGGCTCGTCGCCCTTCACGTTCACGTCGCGAGCGCACTCGTCGCCATCCTGGCGGGCGCGCTGAATTTCGGCTGGACGCGGGCCCGCGCGCACCCGGTGCTGCATCGCGCCGTGGGCTATCTGTACCTCGCGGGCGTCCTCGGCGTCGACGGGACGAGCGGTTATCTCGCGCCGGAGGCGACGGGCGGCGAGGTGGTCACCGTCGCCTTCAATTTGCTGAACGTGTACTGGCTCGTGGCGGCGTTTTGGGTGTACTGGATGGCACGAAAGCGCCGCCCTGACGCGCACAGGCGCTGGGCCGTGCGAAGCTATGTGTTTCTCGACACCAACGCGCTGAACCGCGGATTCACCTGGCTCAGCGTGCACGTCGCGGGGCTCCCGTTTGCCACGGCGTACACCATGGCCGTCTGCCTGAGTATTGCGATGAACGTTGCACTGGGCGAGGTTCTCGCCCGAACCTTGTACCCCTGCACCTCGGCGCGCCGCGCATGA